The following coding sequences lie in one Myxococcales bacterium genomic window:
- a CDS encoding Gldg family protein has protein sequence MATRSLSSLPKALSTSLLILGLVLLFVAERILSEGTSRTIFLGAGAFAILAGIGRRLHTWLNTKPPVKDVEQRLLWADAGIVIALLVYVLSTDFGIALMGLRGSTAERIDGSLTALWPAILTVALSALLFMEFVYARMPIANGVELRRVQYAARSGLTLSLSLVFLVSINYVASQREIKKDLSYFRTSKPSAGTLKLVKRLYGKPVRVILFFPKVSDVLEQLSPYFAQVDKASAHLQVEIKDHALAPELVKQHRIRGNGFVLLLQGDGKDAKAQSFEVGEDLESARSKLRKLDEHFQQNLTKLTRPARSLHLTVGHREFSNTGQDGDTPLDRTQTLMSLLSRFNIATHSLGAAQGLANEVPADTHAIAILGPREPFLQEEALSLLRFVQKGGRVLLTVDPGVDSGLEPFLNGLGLRMETGVLNSSVHHMRRNFTPADREIVFTNSYSSHPTVTSASSHANEVATLFLRGGALERSLDKSLSPVPNVIFPMRSSAQTWLDLNDNHEQEATEKSAAYNMMAAVSVQGKMSQEGRAVVISDGEFATDQLMRVPGNALVFVDALRWLIGEEEIAASLTSEEDIPIEHTRDEDKLWFYLTAFGVPLPLLGLGIWMARRRRKRSEKSL, from the coding sequence ATGGCTACTCGCTCGCTTAGTTCCCTCCCGAAGGCGCTCTCTACGAGTTTGTTGATCCTTGGCCTCGTGCTCTTGTTCGTGGCCGAGCGCATTCTCAGTGAAGGGACCTCACGCACGATTTTTCTCGGCGCGGGCGCCTTCGCGATTTTGGCCGGCATCGGCAGGCGACTTCATACCTGGCTTAACACCAAACCGCCGGTGAAAGACGTGGAGCAGCGCCTTTTGTGGGCCGACGCAGGAATCGTAATCGCGCTTCTGGTTTATGTGCTTTCGACTGATTTCGGCATCGCTCTCATGGGTCTCAGAGGCAGCACCGCAGAACGAATCGATGGCAGTCTGACAGCGCTCTGGCCTGCCATACTCACAGTGGCATTGTCCGCGTTGTTGTTCATGGAATTTGTCTACGCCCGCATGCCCATCGCAAACGGCGTAGAGCTTCGCCGGGTGCAGTATGCTGCCAGGAGCGGCCTTACCCTATCGCTTTCTCTCGTTTTTTTGGTGTCTATCAACTACGTTGCTTCTCAACGCGAGATCAAAAAAGACCTTTCATATTTTAGAACCTCCAAGCCAAGCGCAGGGACACTGAAGTTGGTCAAGCGCCTTTATGGGAAACCGGTCCGCGTGATCTTATTTTTCCCCAAGGTCAGCGACGTGCTCGAGCAACTTTCGCCGTATTTTGCGCAGGTTGATAAAGCATCGGCGCACTTGCAAGTCGAGATTAAGGACCATGCCCTGGCACCCGAGCTGGTGAAACAACACCGCATTCGCGGCAACGGCTTTGTTTTGCTTCTGCAAGGTGATGGGAAGGATGCCAAAGCACAAAGCTTTGAGGTTGGAGAAGACCTTGAGTCAGCGCGCAGTAAGCTAAGAAAGCTCGATGAGCACTTTCAGCAGAATCTGACCAAACTCACTCGCCCCGCGCGCTCGTTGCACCTAACGGTGGGGCATCGCGAGTTCAGCAATACGGGACAAGACGGAGACACTCCCTTAGATCGGACCCAGACCTTGATGTCGTTGCTCAGCCGGTTCAACATTGCCACCCATAGCTTGGGAGCGGCCCAAGGATTGGCAAACGAAGTTCCCGCCGATACGCATGCTATTGCCATTCTGGGTCCCCGTGAGCCATTTCTGCAAGAAGAGGCGCTATCTTTGCTGCGGTTTGTTCAAAAAGGCGGCAGGGTTTTACTGACAGTGGATCCCGGGGTGGATTCGGGACTTGAGCCTTTTTTGAACGGTCTCGGCCTGAGGATGGAAACCGGCGTACTAAACAGTTCCGTGCATCATATGCGGCGCAACTTCACCCCGGCTGATCGAGAAATCGTGTTCACCAACAGCTATTCCTCCCATCCCACCGTTACAAGCGCAAGCTCGCATGCAAACGAGGTCGCGACGCTGTTCTTACGGGGCGGAGCCTTGGAACGCTCCCTGGACAAGTCCCTAAGCCCGGTGCCCAACGTTATCTTTCCGATGCGATCGAGCGCGCAAACATGGCTTGACCTCAACGATAACCACGAGCAGGAAGCTACGGAGAAATCTGCGGCCTATAACATGATGGCGGCGGTTTCCGTCCAAGGCAAAATGTCTCAGGAGGGTCGCGCAGTCGTAATATCGGACGGCGAGTTTGCCACCGATCAACTCATGCGCGTGCCAGGTAATGCGCTCGTCTTCGTGGATGCCTTGCGCTGGCTCATCGGAGAAGAGGAGATTGCTGCGAGCCTGACGTCTGAGGAAGATATTCCCATCGAGCACACCCGCGATGAAGACAAGTTGTGGTTTTATCTGACCGCATTCGGTGTCCCCCTACCATTACTTGGATTAGGCATTTGGATGGCTCGTCGACGGCGCAAACGCTCGGAGAAGAGCTTATGA
- a CDS encoding ABC transporter ATP-binding protein, with the protein MITAQNVNKYYGSLWAAKNLNFSIHEGECVGFLGLNGAGKSTTLRMLSCLTLPTSGRIRIRGFDVEEHPHEIRRFIGYLPETPPLYGEMTVREFIEFAGRLRGLDHGMAQSRAKEAMALCSLERVRSQVIATLSHGYRQRVGIAQAIVHQPSLLILDEPIKGLDPVQIVEMRQMIRNLRGKHTILLSTHILSEIEKTCDRILMIHQGTIAGEGTEDELAKRFSAGNRVEALVRGSLEAAKLAIARVPEAGQPEIEPQEGVLRIRLALPDDKREALSREIVQANLGLVSLRTLSNDLEAIFIQMSQQDARGEATVSEGQHHIGTEPKHS; encoded by the coding sequence ATGATCACTGCTCAGAACGTGAACAAGTACTATGGCTCGCTTTGGGCGGCTAAAAACCTCAACTTTTCCATTCACGAGGGTGAATGCGTGGGATTTCTGGGTCTCAACGGCGCGGGAAAATCCACAACGCTCCGAATGTTGAGTTGCTTGACCTTGCCCACCTCGGGCCGCATTCGAATCCGAGGCTTTGACGTCGAGGAGCATCCACACGAGATCCGGCGCTTTATTGGATATTTGCCTGAAACGCCGCCGCTTTATGGCGAAATGACCGTACGCGAGTTTATCGAGTTTGCCGGAAGACTAAGGGGATTGGACCATGGCATGGCGCAGAGCCGCGCGAAGGAGGCCATGGCGCTTTGCAGTCTAGAGCGCGTGCGAAGCCAGGTCATTGCCACGCTTTCCCATGGCTACAGACAGCGCGTGGGCATCGCCCAGGCGATTGTGCACCAGCCAAGCCTCTTGATTCTCGATGAACCTATCAAAGGCCTCGATCCTGTGCAGATTGTGGAGATGCGACAAATGATCCGCAATTTGCGCGGCAAACACACCATACTTTTAAGTACCCACATCCTCTCTGAGATCGAAAAGACATGTGATCGCATTCTCATGATTCATCAAGGCACGATTGCGGGCGAGGGCACCGAGGACGAGCTTGCGAAGCGTTTCTCAGCGGGCAATAGAGTGGAGGCATTGGTGCGAGGCTCGCTTGAAGCCGCAAAACTTGCGATAGCGCGTGTGCCGGAAGCAGGCCAACCCGAGATCGAGCCGCAAGAGGGCGTTTTGCGCATCCGACTCGCGCTGCCGGATGACAAGCGCGAAGCACTGAGCCGCGAAATCGTCCAAGCAAACTTAGGATTGGTGAGCCTCAGGACCCTCAGTAACGATCTGGAGGCTATTTTCATTCAGATGAGCCAGCAGGACGCCAGGGGGGAAGCGACGGTCTCAGAGGGGCAGCATCATATAGGCACGGAGCCAAAGCACTCATGA
- a CDS encoding tetratricopeptide repeat protein, whose amino-acid sequence MLFSALRIASAHADSAEAHYRLALEHKRQGNMDAALKEANQAVQDRKGFAAAYLTRGHILRHLNKWERALDDYERVNQLEPDSPEGYAGAGAVLIRLERYKDAIPRLKKAVSLDPKDVTSTGNLGAALRQEGRIDEAVSVYRQAIKQAPKDAELQNNLGVALRHQRKYKEAMVALKKAVSLRPGDAGFQLNLAITLRSAKKYKEAIIHYEEAIKLGLDRPSAVFDLAICYERANQKAKAIETYERYANLVRGEDPEAAKEAEKRASNLSRP is encoded by the coding sequence ATGCTGTTTTCTGCTTTGCGCATAGCGAGTGCGCATGCGGACTCGGCAGAAGCTCATTACCGCCTGGCGCTTGAGCATAAGCGTCAGGGGAATATGGACGCGGCCCTCAAGGAGGCCAATCAGGCAGTGCAAGACCGCAAGGGCTTCGCAGCGGCATATCTGACGCGTGGCCATATCTTAAGACACCTCAATAAGTGGGAGCGTGCGCTCGACGACTACGAACGCGTCAACCAGCTCGAGCCAGATAGCCCCGAAGGCTACGCCGGTGCAGGCGCGGTGCTCATCCGGCTTGAGCGCTACAAAGACGCGATTCCTAGGCTCAAGAAAGCAGTTTCACTGGATCCAAAGGATGTCACTAGCACTGGAAATTTAGGCGCTGCGTTGCGCCAAGAAGGTCGAATCGATGAGGCTGTTTCCGTATATCGGCAAGCGATCAAGCAGGCCCCGAAGGACGCAGAGCTGCAAAATAATCTAGGCGTCGCTCTGCGGCATCAACGCAAATACAAGGAGGCCATGGTGGCGCTCAAGAAAGCTGTGTCGTTAAGGCCGGGCGATGCAGGCTTTCAGCTCAACCTTGCTATCACGCTTAGAAGCGCCAAAAAGTACAAAGAAGCCATCATTCATTATGAAGAAGCGATAAAGCTTGGGCTGGATCGGCCGAGCGCGGTATTTGATCTCGCGATCTGTTACGAACGCGCGAATCAGAAAGCGAAGGCCATTGAGACATATGAGCGCTATGCCAACCTTGTAAGAGGTGAAGATCCTGAAGCTGCGAAGGAAGCAGAAAAGCGCGCCAGCAATCTTAGCCGGCCATAG
- a CDS encoding bifunctional (p)ppGpp synthetase/guanosine-3',5'-bis(diphosphate) 3'-pyrophosphohydrolase codes for MVPLSELIDQVSSYHPGADTKLIGKAYAYSSDMHEGQLRKSGDPYFIHPSQVAQIIAEMKLDTASICAALLHDVIEDTGATEKELTKLFGTEVSFLVDGVTKLGRINFTSKEDQQAESFRKMLVAMARDIRVLLVKLADRLDNMRTLEHMQVDSQERIARETLDIYAPLSGRLGIHWLKNELETLSFKHLYPDAYADLRRKAKRVAVDRNALVKDVTRRIERMLVERGFSVEVSGRTKHFYSIYRKMLRSGCDFEQVQDFAAFRVITETVSDCYAALGVVHSQWTPVPGRFKDYIALPKPNMYQSLHTTVLGPGHRRIEVQIRTREMHQTAEMGIAAHWKYKEGTGGVDEQDVAKFTWLRQLMEFQKDVQDPAEFLESVRIDLFHDEVFVFTPKGDVKVFPRGATPLDFAYAIHSDIGEHCTGARVNDALVPLKYQLRNGDTIEIITSPNQHPTKDWLDLVATGRARSRIRTYLRTNERQQSISLGRDILERAVRRKQMSFARLMKSNEIDKVVEALNVSNRDELFSLVGYGKVPVSNIIEILHPNETARLPASLRPGPLERVVEHARSRAKAYDGIQIGGIEDVLVRYAKCCNPVPGDLVIGWITRGRGVTVHRRECQKVMSSDPERRVEVTWSSKGTPVRPASIKVICSDRPGILKDVSHVFSESGFNISEATCRTSRDGRAVNVFQFGVNDVSKLRALIRNIMRIPGIQEVQRL; via the coding sequence ATGGTGCCCCTTAGCGAGCTTATCGACCAGGTGTCGAGTTACCATCCAGGCGCCGATACCAAACTGATCGGTAAGGCCTACGCCTATTCATCGGACATGCACGAGGGACAGCTGCGCAAGTCCGGAGATCCGTATTTTATCCATCCAAGTCAGGTGGCCCAGATTATTGCGGAGATGAAGCTCGATACCGCAAGCATATGCGCGGCATTACTTCATGATGTGATTGAGGATACGGGGGCGACTGAAAAAGAGCTGACTAAGCTCTTTGGTACCGAGGTGAGTTTCTTGGTGGATGGAGTTACCAAGCTTGGTCGCATCAACTTTACATCCAAAGAAGATCAGCAGGCCGAGAGCTTCCGGAAAATGTTGGTAGCCATGGCGCGGGACATCCGGGTTCTTCTCGTCAAGCTGGCCGACCGCCTTGATAACATGCGGACGCTTGAGCACATGCAGGTCGACTCACAGGAGCGGATTGCCCGGGAAACTTTGGACATATATGCACCGCTATCGGGACGTTTGGGCATCCATTGGCTAAAGAACGAGCTAGAAACGCTATCCTTTAAACATCTCTATCCAGATGCATATGCTGATCTGCGCCGCAAAGCCAAGCGAGTTGCCGTGGATCGTAACGCGCTTGTAAAGGACGTGACACGCCGCATCGAAAGAATGTTGGTGGAGCGAGGGTTTTCTGTGGAAGTCTCAGGGCGCACCAAGCACTTCTACTCTATCTACCGAAAGATGTTGCGTTCGGGATGTGATTTCGAGCAGGTACAAGACTTCGCAGCATTTCGTGTGATTACTGAAACTGTATCCGATTGTTATGCGGCGCTCGGGGTCGTCCATTCGCAATGGACGCCGGTGCCAGGTCGATTCAAGGATTACATCGCGTTGCCCAAGCCGAACATGTATCAATCACTTCACACCACCGTGCTGGGTCCCGGGCATCGACGCATTGAGGTACAGATCCGGACCCGGGAAATGCACCAAACGGCTGAAATGGGTATCGCTGCCCACTGGAAATACAAAGAGGGCACGGGTGGTGTCGACGAGCAAGATGTCGCAAAGTTTACCTGGTTGCGGCAACTGATGGAATTTCAAAAAGACGTGCAAGATCCAGCGGAGTTTTTAGAAAGTGTGCGCATCGATCTTTTTCATGATGAGGTATTTGTCTTTACGCCCAAAGGGGATGTCAAAGTTTTTCCTCGCGGTGCAACGCCGCTCGACTTCGCATATGCCATTCACTCTGATATCGGTGAGCACTGCACAGGCGCTCGGGTGAACGATGCGCTAGTGCCCCTCAAGTATCAACTTCGCAATGGCGATACGATTGAAATAATCACATCGCCTAATCAGCATCCCACAAAAGATTGGCTGGATTTGGTCGCGACAGGACGCGCACGTTCACGGATTCGCACGTATCTGCGCACGAACGAACGGCAACAGAGCATTTCGTTGGGACGAGATATCCTAGAACGCGCGGTAAGGCGTAAACAGATGTCGTTCGCTCGGTTGATGAAATCAAACGAGATTGACAAGGTCGTGGAAGCACTCAATGTATCAAATCGGGATGAGCTCTTCTCCCTTGTTGGCTATGGGAAAGTCCCTGTTTCCAACATCATCGAGATTCTCCACCCTAATGAGACCGCCCGATTACCCGCGAGCCTGCGCCCCGGACCTCTCGAGCGCGTTGTCGAACATGCCAGAAGCCGCGCGAAAGCATACGACGGTATTCAAATCGGAGGGATTGAAGATGTATTGGTTCGATACGCCAAGTGTTGTAATCCCGTGCCTGGAGATCTGGTGATCGGGTGGATCACGCGTGGGCGGGGCGTCACCGTGCACCGACGGGAATGCCAGAAAGTGATGAGCTCGGATCCGGAGAGACGGGTAGAGGTGACATGGTCGTCCAAGGGCACCCCGGTTCGTCCAGCAAGCATTAAAGTCATTTGTTCCGACCGACCGGGAATACTTAAGGACGTGAGCCATGTATTTTCCGAGTCGGGCTTCAACATAAGTGAGGCCACGTGCCGGACCTCGCGAGACGGCCGAGCGGTCAATGTGTTTCAGTTTGGGGTCAATGACGTTTCAAAGTTGCGAGCGCTTATCCGCAACATCATGCGAATCCCTGGCATTCAAGAAGTACAACGCCTATAA
- a CDS encoding RNA methyltransferase: protein MGRSLVHPATAATSGQPGLPARAKDVIKALTPLLSEERVARIDEVVSKRIRSVVVVLEEMNDPYNASAVLRSAEAFGIQEVHFIERVPRFAVSGGVTQGSDRWLDIVRHDSAQSCVGHLHSRGYRVFVADGRAPMFTPLDRLVSSDKVAVVFGNEHAGASAVIRALADGVTAVPMRGFVESLNLSVAVAVTLHSLTAHRSGDLRPKEAELLRARYMCLSVRDAEAIVHECLSRVTPQ, encoded by the coding sequence ATGGGTAGATCGTTAGTACATCCCGCCACCGCGGCAACGTCGGGGCAGCCGGGCTTGCCCGCGCGAGCAAAGGACGTCATCAAAGCGCTTACGCCATTGCTAAGCGAAGAGAGGGTGGCTCGCATAGATGAGGTCGTAAGTAAACGGATTCGATCCGTGGTCGTGGTGCTTGAGGAGATGAACGACCCCTATAATGCTTCCGCTGTATTGAGAAGCGCGGAGGCATTTGGGATTCAAGAAGTGCATTTTATCGAGCGTGTCCCCCGATTTGCGGTCTCAGGAGGGGTCACGCAGGGCAGCGATCGATGGCTTGATATCGTGCGCCATGATTCCGCACAAAGTTGTGTCGGACATCTTCATTCCCGGGGGTATCGCGTCTTTGTGGCGGATGGCCGCGCCCCTATGTTTACGCCCTTGGACCGACTTGTGTCCTCTGACAAAGTTGCCGTTGTCTTTGGCAATGAGCACGCAGGAGCAAGTGCAGTTATTAGAGCACTTGCAGACGGAGTGACAGCGGTTCCAATGCGCGGATTTGTTGAAAGCCTCAATCTCTCAGTGGCGGTTGCCGTTACGCTTCATTCCCTCACCGCGCACCGTTCGGGCGATCTCCGTCCAAAGGAGGCGGAACTGCTTCGGGCTAGGTATATGTGCTTGTCTGTGAGAGATGCCGAAGCAATTGTGCATGAATGCCTCAGTCGCGTGACACCTCAGTAA
- a CDS encoding PBP1A family penicillin-binding protein, giving the protein MDSHHRARSRTPHRNVYRGESRGAQSAWWRGLLALAGLVSVGGLMLGAVLWYYARELPTVESLRNYSPTQVTQVYDRNDKLIGELFKERRTLVPMSRVPRVVVLAMLAAEDADFYRHEGLDYPGILRAMFHDVLSGRPRQGASTITQQVIKNLLLSHERTLKRKLKELVLTRRLEQELTKDEILHLYFNSIYFGHGRYGIQEAARYYFDKNVSDLSLAEAALIAGVPQAPARLSPRTHPDAAKQRQAFVLNQLEQKRAAYWPDLSIEEIEAARHEKIELRAASEAEDRAPELMQYVERMLRHNLGEDAVKKGGLRITTTVDIELQARARSQLQAILREYDKRHGLRPPYKAALGSRKKRRKQALKINQTYKATVVDTDDKKGLIFLDIHGNPAVLDLNAERRYNPKGRAPGRFALRNAELTVIVDSLSRSPSASASSREQRTDGASPPAQVRLALGPQGAVIVMNPGTREVLAMVGGYQDVPGFDRATQAIRQPGSAFKPILYAYAMKSRRFTPASVVLDAPEVFDQYQPQNYETWHFEGAVRLRYALAKSINLVAIRLIEQLGPENIVHFARLLGIQSRLEPTLPLALGASGVTPLELSNAYASFAAGGIAAPPKIISKVLDTNGKPLPWPPDESREVLTPAEAYVMTSMLTSVVEFGTATAARALDCPVAAKTGTSNRARDVWLVGYTPNLLAGVWLGYDDNRSLGRGESGGGTALPLWIKVMKDAGGEKPSCSFAVPSGVERVLIDPASGKLAYPGMPDAIEEVFVEGTVPTETVLDPSLADPKTFLMEQAAETGEQ; this is encoded by the coding sequence ATGGATTCTCATCATCGCGCGCGTTCCCGAACACCTCATAGAAATGTCTACCGGGGTGAGTCCCGAGGCGCGCAGTCAGCGTGGTGGCGGGGCCTTCTGGCTCTAGCCGGCTTGGTATCGGTAGGGGGTCTGATGCTGGGCGCCGTGCTTTGGTACTACGCAAGAGAGTTGCCAACGGTGGAGTCGTTACGCAATTACTCTCCCACGCAGGTTACGCAGGTTTACGATCGCAACGATAAGCTTATCGGAGAGTTGTTTAAGGAGCGCCGGACTCTCGTGCCGATGTCCCGCGTACCACGTGTGGTCGTCCTGGCCATGCTGGCAGCAGAGGATGCCGACTTTTATCGTCACGAAGGCCTCGATTACCCCGGTATCCTGCGCGCGATGTTTCATGACGTCTTGAGCGGAAGACCGCGCCAGGGCGCCAGTACCATCACGCAACAGGTGATAAAGAACCTGTTGCTTAGCCACGAACGCACGTTGAAGCGCAAACTCAAGGAGCTAGTGCTCACGCGACGTTTAGAACAAGAACTAACGAAGGATGAAATACTGCATTTGTATTTTAACAGTATCTACTTCGGGCATGGCCGTTACGGCATACAAGAGGCCGCACGCTATTATTTCGATAAAAACGTGAGTGATCTGAGTCTAGCGGAAGCGGCTCTAATAGCGGGCGTTCCACAGGCTCCTGCGCGCTTGTCGCCGCGTACACATCCTGATGCCGCAAAACAGCGGCAAGCATTCGTGTTGAATCAGCTGGAACAAAAAAGGGCGGCGTACTGGCCCGATTTGTCCATCGAGGAAATCGAAGCTGCGCGACACGAGAAGATTGAGTTAAGGGCGGCATCCGAGGCCGAGGATCGGGCGCCTGAGTTGATGCAGTACGTCGAGCGCATGTTGCGGCACAATCTGGGCGAGGACGCAGTAAAAAAAGGCGGGCTTAGGATTACGACTACGGTAGATATTGAGCTTCAGGCGCGCGCGCGCTCCCAGTTACAAGCAATTTTGCGCGAATACGACAAGCGGCATGGTCTGAGGCCCCCGTACAAGGCTGCCCTCGGTTCGCGAAAAAAAAGGCGCAAACAAGCGCTCAAGATCAATCAAACGTACAAGGCGACGGTCGTAGATACTGACGACAAGAAGGGCCTCATCTTTCTCGACATTCACGGCAACCCTGCAGTGCTGGATCTCAACGCCGAGAGACGATACAATCCAAAAGGGCGAGCGCCTGGGCGTTTCGCATTACGAAATGCAGAGTTGACCGTCATCGTGGATTCTCTTTCGAGAAGTCCATCGGCCAGCGCGAGCAGCAGGGAGCAACGGACGGATGGCGCGTCGCCGCCCGCCCAGGTGCGACTAGCGCTGGGACCTCAAGGGGCCGTCATTGTGATGAACCCAGGGACGCGCGAGGTGTTGGCCATGGTTGGCGGCTATCAAGACGTGCCGGGTTTTGATCGAGCAACGCAGGCGATTCGCCAACCAGGAAGCGCATTTAAGCCCATACTTTATGCCTATGCGATGAAGTCGCGGCGGTTTACTCCGGCAAGCGTTGTTTTGGATGCTCCCGAGGTGTTTGATCAGTATCAACCTCAAAACTACGAGACCTGGCATTTTGAGGGCGCGGTGCGACTGAGATATGCCTTAGCCAAATCCATTAACCTTGTCGCGATTCGATTAATCGAACAGCTTGGTCCCGAGAATATCGTCCATTTTGCACGATTGTTGGGCATCCAATCTCGCCTTGAGCCCACGTTACCACTGGCGCTCGGCGCAAGCGGGGTGACGCCACTTGAGCTCAGCAACGCGTATGCATCGTTTGCCGCGGGAGGAATCGCAGCTCCTCCGAAGATCATTTCAAAAGTGCTCGATACCAATGGCAAGCCCCTGCCGTGGCCGCCCGATGAATCTCGGGAGGTTCTCACGCCCGCTGAGGCCTATGTCATGACGAGTATGTTGACGAGCGTGGTGGAGTTTGGCACGGCGACTGCGGCGCGAGCGTTGGACTGTCCCGTGGCAGCAAAGACAGGAACGAGCAACCGCGCCCGCGATGTGTGGCTGGTGGGTTACACCCCAAATCTTCTGGCCGGCGTTTGGCTCGGCTACGATGACAATCGCTCGCTGGGTCGCGGAGAAAGTGGGGGTGGCACCGCCTTGCCCCTTTGGATCAAAGTGATGAAAGATGCCGGAGGCGAAAAGCCAAGCTGTTCTTTTGCGGTTCCCTCGGGGGTAGAGCGCGTACTTATTGATCCCGCCTCGGGTAAGCTGGCTTATCCGGGCATGCCCGACGCCATTGAAGAGGTATTTGTGGAAGGAACCGTTCCGACGGAAACGGTGCTGGATCCCAGCCTGGCAGATCCAAAGACGTTTTTGATGGAACAGGCAGCGGAGACGGGCGAGCAATAA
- a CDS encoding lytic transglycosylase domain-containing protein produces MSKLSQLTLGVLIAVLGVPSDHARADIYRYVDGNGVIHFTNMRSRTKGKAWQRVVYQRGTRRGKRVVSGPSARPVSVYDPSPQRFIRYDGFIREASLIYNLPETFIRAVMTVESNFHADVVSYVGAMGLMQLMPGTASRMGVANPFEPRQNILGGARYLRMLANQFNGDMVLTLAAYNAGENAVVRYGGVPPYDETRRYVKRVLHHYYNLRAKQSMQPLVAQK; encoded by the coding sequence ATGAGCAAGCTATCCCAGCTTACCCTAGGGGTACTGATCGCGGTCCTGGGAGTTCCCAGTGATCATGCCCGCGCGGACATCTACCGATATGTGGATGGCAACGGAGTCATTCACTTCACAAACATGCGATCGCGGACGAAAGGCAAAGCGTGGCAGCGTGTGGTGTATCAACGGGGCACGCGGCGTGGCAAACGGGTGGTAAGTGGACCAAGCGCGAGGCCCGTCTCAGTATATGATCCTTCGCCTCAGCGATTTATTCGGTACGACGGCTTTATTCGTGAAGCATCACTCATTTACAATTTGCCTGAAACCTTTATTCGAGCTGTGATGACCGTCGAGAGTAACTTCCATGCCGACGTGGTATCCTATGTGGGTGCCATGGGCTTGATGCAGCTCATGCCAGGGACGGCTTCCCGCATGGGAGTAGCGAATCCGTTCGAGCCGCGCCAGAATATATTGGGCGGGGCGAGATACCTCAGGATGCTGGCCAATCAGTTCAACGGCGATATGGTGTTGACCTTGGCGGCCTACAATGCTGGAGAAAACGCGGTTGTTCGCTATGGAGGAGTGCCCCCGTATGATGAGACCCGGCGTTACGTCAAGCGTGTGCTTCATCACTATTACAATTTGCGCGCCAAGCAGAGCATGCAGCCTCTCGTGGCTCAGAAATAA
- a CDS encoding mechanosensitive ion channel family protein: MNPKDVLRALDRAWPAGGDFKGDIAATFALVIVVFLFRLLVARLVRRLESLPEGRKLRWSVQLRWVSYLAIIVGLFVIWATELRTMAVTVMALAVAIVIATKELLLCVLGTILRTSAAAFSVGDRIEINGIRGDVIDHGLLATTVLEIGPGLQRTGRAVTIPNSQLLHTAVVNETFTDAYVLHVITIPLRIDADWPLIEQATLAVARQVCAEFLSEARKYMYASARIHGLTMPFVEPRVVVQVPVPGQVHLLLRVPTPAREKGRTEQRILRAVLEQHGSAFFVKDP; this comes from the coding sequence ATGAACCCCAAGGATGTTCTGCGCGCGCTCGACAGAGCCTGGCCTGCGGGCGGAGACTTCAAAGGGGATATTGCGGCCACCTTTGCGCTGGTGATTGTGGTGTTTCTCTTTCGGCTTCTCGTGGCGCGTCTTGTCAGGCGCCTTGAGAGTCTGCCGGAGGGCCGGAAGTTGCGTTGGTCGGTCCAGCTCCGTTGGGTCTCATATCTAGCGATTATTGTTGGACTTTTTGTTATTTGGGCAACGGAGCTACGCACGATGGCGGTCACGGTCATGGCGCTCGCCGTCGCGATTGTCATTGCTACCAAGGAGCTCTTGTTGTGTGTCCTTGGGACCATCTTGAGAACCAGCGCCGCTGCGTTCTCAGTTGGGGATCGCATTGAAATCAATGGCATCCGCGGGGACGTCATCGATCATGGGCTCCTCGCGACAACCGTGCTTGAGATCGGACCAGGCCTGCAGCGTACCGGCCGTGCAGTCACCATCCCCAACAGTCAACTTTTACATACGGCAGTCGTAAACGAGACATTTACTGATGCCTATGTGTTACATGTCATTACGATCCCGTTGAGGATTGACGCCGACTGGCCACTTATCGAACAGGCAACGTTGGCTGTGGCTCGTCAGGTATGCGCGGAATTTCTATCCGAGGCACGAAAGTACATGTACGCAAGCGCTCGGATACATGGACTTACGATGCCATTTGTGGAGCCTCGCGTGGTCGTACAGGTTCCAGTGCCTGGGCAAGTCCATTTGCTGTTGCGGGTGCCGACGCCTGCACGAGAGAAAGGACGCACGGAGCAGCGCATTTTGAGGGCGGTGCTGGAACAACACGGTTCTGCGTTTTTTGTTAAGGATCCCTAG